In the Helianthus annuus cultivar XRQ/B chromosome 11, HanXRQr2.0-SUNRISE, whole genome shotgun sequence genome, one interval contains:
- the LOC110891163 gene encoding double-stranded RNA-binding protein 4 isoform X1, with product MAHLYKSRLQTYAQKRNIPLPTYTVETQGPPHCRLFKAQVTIDGNTYAGPGFSSTLKDAEHEAAKVAFMSLSQDGAQDDDCLYKSLLQELAQKRGLALPVYVTNRSGPPHMPCFVSTVEISGESYVGEDARTKKQAEMNAAKVAYTALTGGGPRVSNNATAISNTVGTSSSGSSILQTVTAHKNEPTTSKIQPIINSQASYTIPSDPEKAKGYLELKDLQDVIEKHKMTLAPVVINQPQPTSTPIIVDFAKPDIKQKSHVIQAAEVIISLGSGSNGKIIKPSFNEVTLNPVMDSGSAKPSPNVVDVPKPSIKLTNHVIQAGEGPGSNGKKIQPFVNEATLKSVMGSGSAKPHPTKILIRPHVQGMTYDGPIQVADEEWVAMKVSMDNLGL from the exons ATGGCGCATCTCTACAAAAGCAGACTGCAAACTTACGCTCAAAAGAGAAACATTCCTCTCCCCACATATACGGTCGAAACACAAGGTCCTCCGCATTGTCGTCTCTTCAAAGCACAAGTCACCATTGACGGAAATACGTATGCGGGGCCCGGTTTTAGCTCGACTTTAAAAGACGCAGAACATGAAGCCGCTAAAGTTGCCTTCATGTCATTATCACAGGATGGAGCACAAGAC GATGATTGTTTGTACAAGAGTTTATTACAAGAACTAGCTCAAAAGAGGGGTCTTGCTCTACCTGTTTACGTCACAAATAGAAGCGGCCCGCCTCATATGCCATGTTTTGTTTCTACCGTTGAGATTTCAG GTGAAAGCTATGTGGGGGAAGATGCACGAACGAAGAAACAAGCGGAAATGAATGCTGCTAAGGTTGCTTATACGGCTCTTACCGGAG GTGGACCAAGAGTTTCAAACAATGCAACTGCAATCTCCAACACTGTAGGAACTTCTAGTTCTGGTTCTTCCATCTTGCAGACGGTTACGGCTCACAAAAACGAACCAACCACTAGTAAGATTCAACCGATCATTAACAGCCAAGCCAGTTACACAATTCCAAGTGACCCGGAGAAAGCAAAAG GGTATCTCGAATTAAAAGACTTGCAAGATGTTATCGAGAAGCATAAAATGACCTTGGCACCTGTCGTGATCAATCAGCCGCAACCAACATCTACACCGATTATTGTTGATTTTGCAAAACCAGATATCAAACAGAAAAGCCATGTAATTCAAGCCGCTGAAG TTATCATATCTTTAGGGTCGGGTTCAAATGGTAAAATTATCAAACCGTCTTTCAATGAAGTCACTTTGAACCCGGTGATGGATTCGGGCTCTGCAAAACCCTCACCAAATGTTGTTGATGTTCCAAAACCGAGTATCAAACTAACAAACCATGTGATTCAAGCCGGTGAAG GGCCGGGCTCAAATGGTAAAAAGATTCAACCGTTTGTCAACGAAGCCACTTTAAAGTCAGTGATGGGTTCGGGTTCCGCAAAGCCACATCCAACAAAGATTCTGATTCGACCGCATGTACAAGGAATGACGTATGACGGTCCCATCCAAGTTGCAGATGAAGAATGGGTGGCTATGAAAGTGAGTATGGATAATTTGGGATTGTAA
- the LOC110891163 gene encoding double-stranded RNA-binding protein 4 isoform X2, translated as MAHLYKSRLQTYAQKRNIPLPTYTVETQGPPHCRLFKAQVTIDGNTYAGPGFSSTLKDAEHEAAKVAFMSLSQDGAQDDDCLYKSLLQELAQKRGLALPVYVTNRSGPPHMPCFVSTVEISGESYVGEDARTKKQAEMNAAKVAYTALTGGGPRVSNNATAISNTVGTSSSGSSILQTVTAHKNEPTTSKIQPIINSQASYTIPSDPEKAKGYLELKDLQDVIEKHKMTLAPVVINQPQPTSTPIIVDFAKPDIKQKSHVIQAAEGSGSNGKIIKPSFNEVTLNPVMDSGSAKPSPNVVDVPKPSIKLTNHVIQAGEGPGSNGKKIQPFVNEATLKSVMGSGSAKPHPTKILIRPHVQGMTYDGPIQVADEEWVAMKVSMDNLGL; from the exons ATGGCGCATCTCTACAAAAGCAGACTGCAAACTTACGCTCAAAAGAGAAACATTCCTCTCCCCACATATACGGTCGAAACACAAGGTCCTCCGCATTGTCGTCTCTTCAAAGCACAAGTCACCATTGACGGAAATACGTATGCGGGGCCCGGTTTTAGCTCGACTTTAAAAGACGCAGAACATGAAGCCGCTAAAGTTGCCTTCATGTCATTATCACAGGATGGAGCACAAGAC GATGATTGTTTGTACAAGAGTTTATTACAAGAACTAGCTCAAAAGAGGGGTCTTGCTCTACCTGTTTACGTCACAAATAGAAGCGGCCCGCCTCATATGCCATGTTTTGTTTCTACCGTTGAGATTTCAG GTGAAAGCTATGTGGGGGAAGATGCACGAACGAAGAAACAAGCGGAAATGAATGCTGCTAAGGTTGCTTATACGGCTCTTACCGGAG GTGGACCAAGAGTTTCAAACAATGCAACTGCAATCTCCAACACTGTAGGAACTTCTAGTTCTGGTTCTTCCATCTTGCAGACGGTTACGGCTCACAAAAACGAACCAACCACTAGTAAGATTCAACCGATCATTAACAGCCAAGCCAGTTACACAATTCCAAGTGACCCGGAGAAAGCAAAAG GGTATCTCGAATTAAAAGACTTGCAAGATGTTATCGAGAAGCATAAAATGACCTTGGCACCTGTCGTGATCAATCAGCCGCAACCAACATCTACACCGATTATTGTTGATTTTGCAAAACCAGATATCAAACAGAAAAGCCATGTAATTCAAGCCGCTGAAG GGTCGGGTTCAAATGGTAAAATTATCAAACCGTCTTTCAATGAAGTCACTTTGAACCCGGTGATGGATTCGGGCTCTGCAAAACCCTCACCAAATGTTGTTGATGTTCCAAAACCGAGTATCAAACTAACAAACCATGTGATTCAAGCCGGTGAAG GGCCGGGCTCAAATGGTAAAAAGATTCAACCGTTTGTCAACGAAGCCACTTTAAAGTCAGTGATGGGTTCGGGTTCCGCAAAGCCACATCCAACAAAGATTCTGATTCGACCGCATGTACAAGGAATGACGTATGACGGTCCCATCCAAGTTGCAGATGAAGAATGGGTGGCTATGAAAGTGAGTATGGATAATTTGGGATTGTAA
- the LOC110887360 gene encoding major allergen Pru ar 1, with protein sequence MGVVIYTDEHTSPVPPARIFKASILDSHNLMPKLLPDAIKSIELIKGDGRAGSINQINFAGGFAKHQIDEIDEKAFTYKYTLIEGNGISDKIEKVSYDIKFKGSPDGGSISKMTTTIYTHGDFEIKDEELKAGKEKVLGLYKVVEAYLLKNPDAYV encoded by the exons ATGGGTGTCGTGATATATACCGATGAGCACACTTCACCCGTCCCCCCGGCCAGAATCTTTAAGGCCTCAATTCTCGACTCGCACAATTTAATGCCAAAGCTCTTGCCAGATGCTATTAAAAGCATTGAACTTATCAAAGGTGACGGTAGGGCCGGAAGCATTAACCAGATTAACTTTGCAGGAG GTTTCGCGAAGCACCAAATCGATGAAATCGATGAGAAGGCCTTCACTTACAAGTACACTTTGATTGAAGGTAACGGTATatcagacaaaattgaaaaggtATCTTATGATATTAAGTTTAAGGGTTCACCCGATGGTGGCAGCATCTCCAAAATGACGACAACTATTTACACACATGGTGATTTTGAGATCAAGGATGAAGAGCTAAAGGCGGGCAAAGAGAAGGTTTTGGGGCTTTACAAGGTTGTGGAAGCCTACCTCCTCAAAAACCCTGATGCATATGTTTAA
- the LOC110891164 gene encoding uncharacterized protein LOC110891164 isoform X1: protein MEETLTLGEEKTENAEIRINPVTKKKVRVVKKIVKKKIIRKVPKRVLIASNCNDSSDLGKVTSPNPNVQCVMEIEKDNVEIEGLKEAESVKKVEVSGLVASSLLLGDQVCNPERIELRDGDRSCAGLLDSDRNRIELQDGDRNQIELQDGDQNGIELQDGDRNRIELGDGDRNRSALVDSFQNQDRIDLPESDQKRRGFQNYDQNGSALLVGSQNRIELQDGDQKLVELHESDRIRSGFQNLDQNRSALLDTQNLIELQDSDQNRIGLQNNDENTSALPESSQNLTESQDSNENQLELSNREHDTNSTNVKEPEGENGVKELVKTETDALKSQEAVSETNLPNEKMVPSRLYTKHVKKIFIHGLGQETKEEDIRKVFEEVGEVVEVKVILNFKTGKKRGFGFVTFASAELANLALTKYQNVEICGRPCRTSAIEGIDTILLNNIDKKWNKEHVVELLQKIGIMKLDEVLVVPDPDNAKLNCGFAFLEFETKRDAQMAYHKLQNENVFGKRSNIKVSWASSSVDPVEEDTHNNKSVYAEHIPLSWDEKEVNNHFKTFGEIESIALAKNLRTTKRNDFAFINYKTCEAANSCIEALTCKKSTSNSGPTGQLKVSLAKSIPKVKPMKTISGSAVTEVSHAYQNANRSRQSHNQYQNAYQSRQSQQKSSYDSYLGVYKPPQKSKIMIGKHEDSRNDLASSTTAELVQLLREQASWKQGGPSSTTGHHQLSFGGKQPFTELESKSTYHHDPRAYHQSHLQIPNVTHHRPIVNVTSIPHYDQQRVHYESGSLKISNPDPRYIQRREQTTYPGSSTMYRQMH from the exons ATGGAGGAAACCCTAACCCTAGGTGAGGAGAAAACGGAGAATGCTGAAATTAGAATTAATCCGGTGACAAAGAAGAAAGTTAGGGTTGTGAAGAAGATCGTGAAGAAGAAGATTATTCGAAAGGTACCAAAGCGTGTGTTAATTGCATCCAATTGTAATGATAGTAGTGATTTAGGAAAAGTTACAAGCCCTAACCCTAATGTTCAGTGTGTAATGGAAATTGAGAAAGATAATGTTGAAATTGAGGGGTTAAAAGAAGCTGAGAGTGTGAAGAAGGTGGAGGTTAGTGGTTTGGTAGCTTCATCATTGTTGTTAGGTGATCAGGTTTGTAATCCGGAGCGAATCGAGTTGCGGGATGGTGATCGGAGTTGTGCCGGGTTGCTGGATAGTGATCGGAATCGTATTGAATTACAGGATGGTGATCGGAATCAAATAGAATTACAGGATGGTGATCAGAATGGTATTGAATTACAGGATGGTGATCGGAATCGAATAGAATTGGGGGATGGTGACCGGAATAGAAGTGCATTGGTGGATAGTTTTCAAAATCAGGATCGAATTGATTTGCCGGAAAGCGATCAGAAACGAAGAGGATTTCAGAATTATGATCAGAATGGAAGTGCATTGTTGGTTGGTTCTCAGAATCGAATCGAATTGCAGGATGGTGATCAGAAATTAGTAGAATTGCATGAAAGTGATCGGATTCGAAGCGGATTTCAGAATCTTGATCAGAATAGAAGTGCATTGTTGGATACTCAGAATCTAATCGAATTGCAGGACAGCGATCAGAACCGAATCGGATTGCAGAATAATGATGAGAACACAAGTGCATTGCCGGAAAGCTCTCAGAATCTAACCGAATCACAGGACAGTAACGAGAATCAACTTGAATTGTCGAACAGGGAGCACGATACTAACAGCACGAACGTAAAAGAACCTGAAGGTGAGAACGGTGTGAAGGAGCTAGTAAAAACTGAAACCGATGCTTTAAAATCACAAGAAGCTGTAAGTGAGACTAACCTACCAAACGAGAAAATGGTACCATCCAGACTGTATACGAAACatgtcaaaaagattttcatccaTGGGTTGGGTCAAGAGACAAAAGAAGAAGATATTAGAAAAGTTTTCGAAGAGGTCGGTGAGGTTGTTGAAGTGAAAGTAATATTAAATTTCAAAACCGGGAAAAAGAGAGGGTTCGGTTTTGTTACTTTCGCTTCAGCAGAGCTTGCGAATTTGGCTCTTACCAAATACCAGAATGTTGAG ATATGTGGAAGACCGTGTCGAACGTCTGCTATCGAAGGGATTGATACTATCTTACTCAATAATATCGATAAGAAGTGGAACAAAGAACAT GTTGTTGAATTGTTGCAGAAAATCGGGATCATGAAATTAGACGAAGTTTTAGTTGTACCCGACCCTGATAACGCTAAACTGAACTGCGGTTTTGCCTTTCTTGAATTTGAAACAAAACGGGATGCTCAAATGGCTTACCATAAACTTCAAAATGAAAATGTTTTTGGAAAGCGTTCAAATATAAAAGTTTCGTGGGCCTCGTCATCTGTTGATCCAGTTGAAGAAGATACCCATAAT AACAAATCTGTTTACGCTGAACATATACCGTTGTCTTGGGATGAAAAGGAAGTAAACAACCATTTTAAAACGTTCGGTGAAATCGAAAGTATTGCTCTTGCCAAAAATCTTCGAACAACCAAGAGAAATGATTTCGCATTTATTAATTACAAGACGTGTGAAGCTGCTAATTCGTGTATCGAGGCTTTGACTTGCAAAAAGTCAACCAGCAACAGTGGCCCAACG GGTCAGTTGAAGGTTTCTCttgcaaagtcaataccaaaaGTCAAACCAATGAAGACCATCTCGGGTTCTGCTGTTACTGAGGTCTCTCATGCTTACCAAAATGCAAACCGATCAAGACAATCTCATAACCAATACCAAAACGCGTACCAATCAAGACAATCTCAACAAAAGTCATCATATGACTCATATTTAGGTGTCTACAAGCCGCCGCAAAAATCTAAAATCATGATCGGTAAACATGAAGATTCTAGAAATGATTTAGCATCGTCAACTACTGCTGAACTTGTACAACTTTTAAGGGAGCAAGCATCATGGAAGCAAGGTGGACCAAGCTCAACTACAG GTCATCATCAACTCTCGTTTGGAGGGAAACAACCGTTTACCGAACTG GAAAGCAAATCAACATATCATCATGATCCACGAGCGTACCACCAATCTCATCTTCAAATTCCTAATGTTACACATCACCG aCCAATTGTAAACGTGACATCCATCCCTCATTATGATCAGCAGCGTGTTCATTACGAATCTG GATCATTAAAAATTTCCAACCCTGATCCTAGGTATATCCAG AGACGAGAGCAAACTACTTACCCTGGAAGCAGTACGATGTACCGGCAAATGCATTAA
- the LOC110891164 gene encoding uncharacterized protein LOC110891164 isoform X2, which yields MEETLTLGEEKTENAEIRINPVTKKKVRVVKKIVKKKIIRKVPKRVLIASNCNDSSDLGKVTSPNPNVQCVMEIEKDNVEIEGLKEAESVKKVEVSGLVASSLLLGDQVCNPERIELRDGDRSCAGLLDSDRNRIELQDGDRNRIELQDGDQKLVELHESDRIRSGFQNLDQNRSALLDTQNLIELQDSDQNRIGLQNNDENTSALPESSQNLTESQDSNENQLELSNREHDTNSTNVKEPEGENGVKELVKTETDALKSQEAVSETNLPNEKMVPSRLYTKHVKKIFIHGLGQETKEEDIRKVFEEVGEVVEVKVILNFKTGKKRGFGFVTFASAELANLALTKYQNVEICGRPCRTSAIEGIDTILLNNIDKKWNKEHVVELLQKIGIMKLDEVLVVPDPDNAKLNCGFAFLEFETKRDAQMAYHKLQNENVFGKRSNIKVSWASSSVDPVEEDTHNNKSVYAEHIPLSWDEKEVNNHFKTFGEIESIALAKNLRTTKRNDFAFINYKTCEAANSCIEALTCKKSTSNSGPTGQLKVSLAKSIPKVKPMKTISGSAVTEVSHAYQNANRSRQSHNQYQNAYQSRQSQQKSSYDSYLGVYKPPQKSKIMIGKHEDSRNDLASSTTAELVQLLREQASWKQGGPSSTTGHHQLSFGGKQPFTELESKSTYHHDPRAYHQSHLQIPNVTHHRPIVNVTSIPHYDQQRVHYESGSLKISNPDPRYIQRREQTTYPGSSTMYRQMH from the exons ATGGAGGAAACCCTAACCCTAGGTGAGGAGAAAACGGAGAATGCTGAAATTAGAATTAATCCGGTGACAAAGAAGAAAGTTAGGGTTGTGAAGAAGATCGTGAAGAAGAAGATTATTCGAAAGGTACCAAAGCGTGTGTTAATTGCATCCAATTGTAATGATAGTAGTGATTTAGGAAAAGTTACAAGCCCTAACCCTAATGTTCAGTGTGTAATGGAAATTGAGAAAGATAATGTTGAAATTGAGGGGTTAAAAGAAGCTGAGAGTGTGAAGAAGGTGGAGGTTAGTGGTTTGGTAGCTTCATCATTGTTGTTAGGTGATCAGGTTTGTAATCCGGAGCGAATCGAGTTGCGGGATGGTGATCGGAGTTGTGCCGGGTTGCTGGATAGTGATCGGAATCGTATTGAATTACAGGATGGTGATCG GAATCGAATCGAATTGCAGGATGGTGATCAGAAATTAGTAGAATTGCATGAAAGTGATCGGATTCGAAGCGGATTTCAGAATCTTGATCAGAATAGAAGTGCATTGTTGGATACTCAGAATCTAATCGAATTGCAGGACAGCGATCAGAACCGAATCGGATTGCAGAATAATGATGAGAACACAAGTGCATTGCCGGAAAGCTCTCAGAATCTAACCGAATCACAGGACAGTAACGAGAATCAACTTGAATTGTCGAACAGGGAGCACGATACTAACAGCACGAACGTAAAAGAACCTGAAGGTGAGAACGGTGTGAAGGAGCTAGTAAAAACTGAAACCGATGCTTTAAAATCACAAGAAGCTGTAAGTGAGACTAACCTACCAAACGAGAAAATGGTACCATCCAGACTGTATACGAAACatgtcaaaaagattttcatccaTGGGTTGGGTCAAGAGACAAAAGAAGAAGATATTAGAAAAGTTTTCGAAGAGGTCGGTGAGGTTGTTGAAGTGAAAGTAATATTAAATTTCAAAACCGGGAAAAAGAGAGGGTTCGGTTTTGTTACTTTCGCTTCAGCAGAGCTTGCGAATTTGGCTCTTACCAAATACCAGAATGTTGAG ATATGTGGAAGACCGTGTCGAACGTCTGCTATCGAAGGGATTGATACTATCTTACTCAATAATATCGATAAGAAGTGGAACAAAGAACAT GTTGTTGAATTGTTGCAGAAAATCGGGATCATGAAATTAGACGAAGTTTTAGTTGTACCCGACCCTGATAACGCTAAACTGAACTGCGGTTTTGCCTTTCTTGAATTTGAAACAAAACGGGATGCTCAAATGGCTTACCATAAACTTCAAAATGAAAATGTTTTTGGAAAGCGTTCAAATATAAAAGTTTCGTGGGCCTCGTCATCTGTTGATCCAGTTGAAGAAGATACCCATAAT AACAAATCTGTTTACGCTGAACATATACCGTTGTCTTGGGATGAAAAGGAAGTAAACAACCATTTTAAAACGTTCGGTGAAATCGAAAGTATTGCTCTTGCCAAAAATCTTCGAACAACCAAGAGAAATGATTTCGCATTTATTAATTACAAGACGTGTGAAGCTGCTAATTCGTGTATCGAGGCTTTGACTTGCAAAAAGTCAACCAGCAACAGTGGCCCAACG GGTCAGTTGAAGGTTTCTCttgcaaagtcaataccaaaaGTCAAACCAATGAAGACCATCTCGGGTTCTGCTGTTACTGAGGTCTCTCATGCTTACCAAAATGCAAACCGATCAAGACAATCTCATAACCAATACCAAAACGCGTACCAATCAAGACAATCTCAACAAAAGTCATCATATGACTCATATTTAGGTGTCTACAAGCCGCCGCAAAAATCTAAAATCATGATCGGTAAACATGAAGATTCTAGAAATGATTTAGCATCGTCAACTACTGCTGAACTTGTACAACTTTTAAGGGAGCAAGCATCATGGAAGCAAGGTGGACCAAGCTCAACTACAG GTCATCATCAACTCTCGTTTGGAGGGAAACAACCGTTTACCGAACTG GAAAGCAAATCAACATATCATCATGATCCACGAGCGTACCACCAATCTCATCTTCAAATTCCTAATGTTACACATCACCG aCCAATTGTAAACGTGACATCCATCCCTCATTATGATCAGCAGCGTGTTCATTACGAATCTG GATCATTAAAAATTTCCAACCCTGATCCTAGGTATATCCAG AGACGAGAGCAAACTACTTACCCTGGAAGCAGTACGATGTACCGGCAAATGCATTAA